The Rhodopseudomonas palustris genome window below encodes:
- a CDS encoding sensor histidine kinase KdpD, with translation MSTSTVTARASPDALLALAGKEGRGRLKIFVGAAPGVGKTYAMLSAARSEQSSGRDVVAGLIETHGRLETEQLLQGLDVLPRRPIVYRNRVMREFDLDGALARKPSLLLVDEYAHTNVPGSRHPKRWQDIDELLAAGIDVWTTLNIQHLESLNDVVLKISKIRVRETVPDKAFDRADEIVLVDLPPDELLKRLAQGKVYVQDTAARAVESFFKPQNLTALRELAMRRAAERVDAALVERMQAHAIEGPWAAGERILACVGPDTGSPGVVRTAKRLADLMDAPWIAVTVERSGVNPDSAARRQIDEALKLAESLGAEIHTLTGNDIPDELLRFARFENVTQMVIGRARGGALRQWLARSLPQQLMQRSTDIGIHLVPVPDEAITRDTRSLASRLNASQPAHFLYATVAVAGAVAVGKAFAQAIPTASLSVVFLMAVLFSAVKSGVGPAIFASVLSFLTYNFFFIAPLYTFTIAEPYELLALLMYLVVAIVAATLAGRLREQARISAGRVRAMRRLYEFTRRLSGLATRDDIAEGAASEIHASLGRPVMVLLPGEDDLALAAAWPPEDALDEAAMMAARWAFSHNEPAGFETGTLPIVPWRFLPVRTGNTTYGVIGVMQQQGSAALDSEALALLDTLTEQTAAALERAALTRDMVSARTATETERVRNTLLASISHDFRTPLSSILGSATSLSTYGDKLDADATRDLLANIREEAEGLDEMVRNLLSITRIESGALELRRDWVDLREIAARVIEAARRRGAAQRFEMIWPAAIPLVRADAALLEQALGNIVNNAVAHTPPTSHILIDAESDASSVKLRVTDDGPGIAATDLPHIFERFVRSASDAAPSSDRGQGVGLGLAITKGIMEAHGGAVSALSPAANGHGTRFVLTFMRDRTQEAPAP, from the coding sequence ATGTCGACCTCGACCGTCACCGCACGCGCCTCGCCCGATGCCCTGCTGGCCCTCGCCGGCAAGGAAGGGCGCGGCCGACTGAAGATATTCGTCGGCGCCGCCCCCGGCGTCGGCAAGACCTATGCGATGCTGTCCGCCGCACGCAGCGAGCAGAGCAGCGGACGCGACGTGGTGGCGGGATTGATCGAGACCCACGGCCGGCTCGAGACCGAGCAATTGCTGCAGGGGCTCGACGTGCTGCCGCGCCGCCCGATCGTGTATCGCAACCGGGTGATGCGCGAATTCGACCTCGACGGTGCGCTGGCCCGCAAGCCGAGCCTGTTGCTGGTCGACGAATACGCCCACACCAACGTGCCGGGCAGCCGCCACCCGAAGCGCTGGCAGGACATCGACGAACTGCTCGCCGCCGGCATCGACGTCTGGACCACGCTGAACATCCAGCACCTCGAGAGCCTCAACGACGTGGTGCTGAAGATCAGCAAGATCCGCGTGCGCGAGACCGTGCCCGACAAGGCGTTCGACCGCGCCGACGAGATCGTGCTGGTCGACCTGCCGCCGGACGAATTGCTGAAGCGTCTCGCCCAGGGCAAGGTCTATGTCCAGGACACCGCGGCGCGCGCGGTCGAGAGCTTCTTCAAGCCGCAGAATCTGACCGCGTTGCGCGAGCTGGCGATGCGCCGCGCCGCCGAGCGGGTCGATGCCGCTCTGGTCGAGCGAATGCAGGCGCACGCGATCGAAGGACCATGGGCCGCCGGCGAGCGCATCCTCGCCTGCGTCGGCCCCGACACCGGCTCGCCCGGCGTGGTCCGCACTGCCAAGCGGCTCGCAGACCTGATGGACGCGCCGTGGATCGCCGTGACGGTCGAGCGCTCCGGCGTCAATCCCGACTCTGCGGCGCGCCGGCAGATCGACGAGGCGCTGAAACTCGCCGAGAGCCTCGGCGCCGAAATCCACACGCTGACCGGCAACGACATTCCCGACGAGTTGCTGCGTTTCGCGCGGTTCGAGAACGTCACCCAGATGGTGATCGGCCGCGCCCGGGGCGGCGCGCTGCGGCAATGGCTGGCGCGCTCGCTGCCGCAGCAATTGATGCAGCGCTCGACCGACATCGGCATCCATCTGGTGCCCGTGCCGGACGAGGCGATCACGCGCGACACCCGCTCGCTGGCGTCGCGACTGAACGCGTCGCAGCCGGCGCACTTTCTCTACGCCACGGTCGCGGTGGCCGGCGCGGTGGCGGTCGGCAAGGCGTTCGCGCAGGCGATCCCGACAGCGAGCCTGTCGGTTGTGTTCCTGATGGCGGTGCTGTTCAGCGCGGTGAAATCCGGCGTCGGCCCGGCGATCTTCGCCTCGGTGCTGTCGTTCCTCACTTACAATTTCTTCTTCATCGCCCCGCTCTACACCTTCACCATCGCCGAGCCTTACGAACTGCTGGCGCTGCTGATGTATCTGGTGGTGGCGATCGTCGCCGCGACGCTCGCCGGCCGGCTGCGCGAGCAGGCGCGGATTTCCGCGGGCCGGGTGCGGGCGATGCGGCGGCTGTACGAGTTCACGCGAAGGCTGTCCGGGCTGGCGACGCGCGACGATATCGCCGAAGGCGCTGCCAGCGAGATCCACGCCAGCCTCGGCCGCCCGGTGATGGTACTATTGCCGGGCGAGGACGATCTGGCGCTGGCCGCGGCCTGGCCGCCGGAGGATGCGCTCGACGAGGCGGCGATGATGGCGGCGCGCTGGGCCTTCAGCCACAACGAGCCGGCCGGCTTCGAGACCGGCACGCTGCCGATCGTGCCGTGGCGCTTCCTGCCGGTGCGCACCGGCAATACGACTTACGGCGTGATCGGGGTGATGCAGCAGCAAGGCAGCGCCGCGCTCGACTCCGAAGCGCTGGCGCTGCTCGATACGCTCACCGAGCAAACCGCGGCGGCGCTGGAGCGCGCGGCCTTGACACGCGACATGGTCAGCGCCCGCACCGCGACGGAGACCGAGCGGGTCCGGAACACGCTGCTGGCGTCGATCTCGCACGACTTCCGCACGCCGCTGTCGTCGATCCTCGGCTCGGCGACAAGTCTATCCACCTATGGCGACAAGCTCGACGCCGACGCGACCCGCGACCTGCTCGCCAATATCCGCGAGGAGGCCGAGGGCCTCGACGAGATGGTGCGCAACCTGCTGTCGATCACCCGGATCGAATCCGGCGCGCTCGAACTGCGCCGCGACTGGGTCGACCTGCGCGAGATCGCCGCCCGCGTGATCGAGGCCGCCCGCCGACGCGGCGCGGCGCAGCGCTTCGAAATGATCTGGCCCGCTGCAATTCCGCTGGTGAGAGCCGACGCGGCGCTGCTCGAACAGGCGCTCGGCAACATCGTCAATAACGCCGTCGCGCACACGCCGCCGACCTCTCACATCCTGATCGATGCCGAGAGCGACGCGTCATCGGTGAAGCTGCGCGTCACCGATGACGGGCCCGGCATCGCCGCTACCGACCTGCCGCACATCTTCGAGCGCTTC
- a CDS encoding EAL domain-containing protein, which produces MRTSSHSDTGDTDPSALSERITISNMLNHRPVALLMGCGLLLITAIAVVTTMIVGDFRTKALQNSERELANTAMLLAHHYNRELEDFLTIQAEVVALVRQAQIDSADAFSGQMATIKAHEMLRAKAGATAEISGLAIFNDRGTLINNSSHWPVPELSIAEHSYFKAHKAGIAPRTTVELVQNTLAGGWTIVLAQRLNNARGEFVGVVSRSLTPAHFEYFLASVSLGGDSAISIHHSNGMLMARYPHADDSIGRNLRSGKMARLGLFESNITTQVTSPVDGRERLVSSYALATLPIVVVTATTTDEALAAWRKQTRLLISAATVSALVVTIILLLITRQLGKQHHATQARLALDKQRLNTAINNMSQGLLLFDASQRLVVCNQRYIKMYGLSPEIVKPGCSFRDIVAHRKALGSFNGDVDEYCNSIVQAVMVEKTSAVHGSHDRSIQISSVPVPGGGWVATHEDITERIRDSEKIAYLAHYDSLTDLPNRSLFRQRLERELQRSQGGAACALLYIDIDEFKSINDTLGHPTGDELLKQVAVRLRECVGASDFVARLGGDEFAVIAASAADSDQATLLAERILQTIRAPYQCLGHHLSTDASIGIAIAPGDGADIDQLIKNADLAMYSAKAGGRRTFRFFEPAMDAIARARRELEFDLRSAIADGGFEIHYQPLVDLRSDAITGCEALLRWRHPTRGMISPGEFIPIAEDTGLINEIGGWTLATACAEAVQWDEDITLAVNISPVQFRQPTLALLVASVLGSTGLPARRLELEVTEAVLIHDDDAALTTLNLLRALGVRISLDDFGTGYSSLSYLQRFPFDKIKIDRAFVENIDTTEGSTAIVEAVVNIAASRRMTTTAEGVETARQRDILRALGCSQMQGWLFSPAVPAAKFRMLLAEHRGTRAA; this is translated from the coding sequence ATGAGGACCAGTTCGCACAGCGATACCGGAGACACCGATCCGTCGGCCCTATCCGAGCGCATCACCATCAGCAACATGCTGAACCACCGCCCCGTGGCGCTGCTGATGGGATGCGGGCTGCTGTTGATCACCGCGATCGCGGTCGTGACGACGATGATCGTCGGCGATTTTCGTACCAAGGCCCTGCAGAACAGCGAGCGCGAACTGGCCAACACGGCTATGCTGCTGGCGCATCACTACAATCGCGAGTTGGAGGATTTTCTCACCATCCAGGCCGAGGTGGTCGCGCTGGTGAGGCAAGCCCAGATCGACTCCGCGGATGCCTTCAGCGGCCAGATGGCCACGATCAAGGCGCACGAAATGCTGCGCGCCAAGGCCGGGGCCACCGCGGAGATCTCGGGGCTCGCGATCTTCAATGATCGCGGCACCCTGATCAACAACTCGTCGCATTGGCCGGTGCCCGAATTGTCGATCGCCGAGCACTCCTACTTCAAGGCCCACAAGGCCGGCATTGCGCCGCGAACCACCGTCGAATTGGTCCAGAACACCCTCGCCGGCGGCTGGACCATCGTGCTTGCGCAGCGGCTCAACAACGCCCGCGGCGAATTTGTCGGCGTCGTCAGCCGATCGCTGACGCCGGCGCATTTCGAGTATTTCCTGGCGTCGGTGTCGCTCGGCGGCGATTCCGCGATCTCGATTCATCACAGCAACGGCATGCTGATGGCGCGCTATCCGCATGCCGACGACAGCATCGGGCGCAATCTGCGGTCGGGAAAGATGGCCCGGCTGGGACTGTTCGAATCCAACATCACCACACAAGTGACGAGCCCGGTCGACGGTCGCGAGCGGCTGGTGTCGTCGTATGCACTGGCGACCCTCCCGATCGTGGTCGTCACCGCCACCACCACGGACGAGGCGCTGGCGGCGTGGCGCAAGCAGACCAGGCTTCTGATATCCGCCGCCACGGTCTCGGCGCTGGTGGTGACCATCATTCTGCTGCTGATCACCCGGCAGCTCGGCAAACAGCATCACGCGACGCAGGCGCGACTGGCGCTGGACAAGCAGCGGCTCAACACTGCGATCAACAACATGTCCCAAGGGCTGCTGCTGTTCGATGCCTCGCAGCGCCTGGTCGTCTGCAATCAGCGCTACATCAAGATGTACGGGCTGTCACCGGAGATCGTGAAGCCGGGCTGCAGCTTCCGCGACATCGTCGCTCACCGGAAGGCGCTGGGATCGTTCAACGGCGATGTCGATGAATATTGCAACAGCATCGTTCAGGCCGTGATGGTCGAAAAGACCTCGGCGGTGCACGGCTCCCACGACCGTTCGATCCAGATATCGAGCGTTCCGGTTCCGGGCGGAGGCTGGGTCGCGACGCACGAAGACATCACGGAGCGAATCCGCGACAGTGAGAAGATCGCCTATCTCGCGCACTACGACAGCCTGACCGATCTGCCGAACCGCAGCCTGTTCCGGCAGCGGCTGGAGCGCGAACTGCAACGCAGCCAGGGCGGCGCGGCGTGCGCGCTGCTTTATATCGACATCGACGAATTCAAGAGCATCAACGATACGCTCGGCCATCCCACCGGGGACGAATTGCTGAAGCAGGTTGCGGTTCGGCTGCGGGAATGCGTCGGCGCCAGCGACTTCGTCGCCCGGCTCGGAGGCGACGAATTCGCGGTCATCGCGGCCAGCGCCGCCGACAGCGACCAAGCCACCCTGCTGGCCGAGCGGATCCTCCAGACGATCCGCGCGCCGTACCAATGCCTCGGCCATCATCTGTCGACCGACGCCTCGATCGGGATCGCGATCGCGCCAGGGGACGGCGCCGATATCGACCAGCTCATCAAGAACGCCGACCTGGCGATGTACAGCGCCAAGGCGGGGGGCCGGCGGACCTTCCGGTTCTTCGAGCCGGCGATGGACGCGATTGCGCGCGCCCGCCGCGAACTCGAATTCGACCTGCGCAGCGCGATCGCCGACGGCGGCTTCGAAATACACTACCAGCCGCTGGTCGATCTACGCAGTGACGCGATCACCGGCTGCGAGGCATTGCTGCGCTGGCGGCATCCGACCCGCGGCATGATCTCACCGGGGGAATTCATCCCGATCGCCGAAGACACCGGCCTGATCAACGAGATCGGCGGCTGGACGCTGGCGACCGCCTGCGCCGAAGCGGTGCAGTGGGACGAGGACATCACGCTGGCCGTCAACATTTCGCCGGTCCAGTTCCGACAGCCGACGCTGGCGCTGCTGGTGGCGTCGGTGCTCGGGTCGACCGGATTGCCCGCGCGACGCTTGGAACTCGAAGTGACGGAAGCGGTGCTGATCCACGACGACGACGCCGCCTTGACGACGCTGAACCTGCTCCGCGCGCTCGGGGTGCGGATCTCGCTCGACGATTTCGGCACCGGCTATTCGTCGCTGAGCTATCTGCAGCGGTTCCCGTTCGACAAGATCAAGATCGACCGCGCCTTCGTCGAGAACATCGACACCACCGAAGGATCGACGGCGATCGTCGAGGCCGTGGTCAATATCGCGGCCTCGCGCCGCATGACGACCACGGCGGAAGGCGTCGAGACCGCACGGCAGCGCGACATTCTGCGCGCGCTCGGCTGCAGCCAGATGCAGGGCTGGCTGTTCAGCCCAGCCGTGCCCGCGGCCAAATTCCGCATGCTGCTCGCAGAACACCGCGGCACCCGCGCGGCCTGA
- the kdpF gene encoding K(+)-transporting ATPase subunit F: MTFDYLFAASVSALLLIYLVYALLRPERF; encoded by the coding sequence ATGACGTTCGACTATCTGTTCGCCGCGTCGGTCAGCGCGCTGCTGCTGATCTATCTCGTCTATGCGCTGTTGCGCCCTGAACGGTTCTAG
- a CDS encoding K(+)-transporting ATPase subunit C has product MLKEIRPAIVSFAALACLTGLIYPLAMTGIAQIALPTEANGSLIIRNDQVIGSALIGQSFTEPKYFHGRPSATTAPDPQDPAKSVPAPYNAANSMGSNLGPTSKALADRLAADVAALKQDNPGAAVPVDLVTTSGSGLDPDITPEAALFQAPRVAKARNLPEARVRALVESQATGRELGVLGEPRVNVLKLNLALDKMQEQNQPGS; this is encoded by the coding sequence ATGTTGAAAGAAATCCGTCCCGCGATCGTCTCGTTCGCAGCGCTCGCCTGTCTCACCGGCCTGATCTATCCGCTGGCGATGACCGGCATCGCCCAGATCGCCCTCCCCACCGAGGCTAATGGCAGCCTGATCATCCGGAATGACCAGGTGATCGGCTCCGCGCTGATCGGCCAGTCGTTCACCGAGCCGAAGTACTTCCACGGCCGCCCGTCGGCGACCACCGCGCCGGATCCGCAGGATCCGGCCAAGTCGGTTCCGGCGCCCTACAACGCCGCCAACTCGATGGGCTCCAATCTCGGCCCGACCAGCAAGGCGCTGGCGGACCGGCTCGCCGCCGACGTCGCCGCGCTGAAGCAGGACAACCCCGGCGCGGCGGTCCCGGTCGATCTGGTCACGACGTCCGGCAGCGGCCTCGATCCCGATATCACGCCCGAGGCGGCGCTGTTCCAGGCGCCGCGCGTCGCCAAAGCCCGCAATCTGCCCGAGGCCAGGGTGCGAGCCCTGGTCGAGAGCCAGGCCACCGGCCGCGAGCTCGGCGTGCTCGGCGAGCCGCGCGTCAACGTACTGAAATTAAACCTGGCCCTCGATAAGATGCAGGAACAGAACCAGCCGGGCTCCTGA
- the kdpB gene encoding potassium-transporting ATPase subunit KdpB produces MHTSKLRKRAPAPTILDPAILLPAIGHAFVKLDPRTLIKNPVMFVLEIVTALTTILTIRNLVAGDGTLGFDLQITIWLWFTILFANFAEAVAEGRGKAQADALRSTRAQTVAKRLLMPGNTELYEGVAAERLGVGDLVVCEAGDTIPGDGEVIEGIASINEAAVTGESAPVIRESGGDRSAVTGGTNVISDRIVVKITAAVGSSFLDRMIGLVEGAERQKTPNEIALNILLVGLTIIFVFVVNAIPSFANYAGGSISVIVLVALFVTLIPTTIGALLSAIGIAGMDRLVRFNVLAMSGRAVEAAGDIDTLLLDKTGTITFGNRLASEIVAVPGVSDAEAAEAALLASQADETAEGRSIVALAQEKHGLANVATSGDANFIAFSATTRLSGVDLGARKLRKGAVDSILKFVRDQAGADVAEPPAFRAAVDRIARAGGTPLGLAEGGRLLGVIHLKDVVKPDVKERFAALRRMGIKTVMITGDNPVTAASIASEAGVDDFIAQATPEDKLRYIRGEQANGRLIAMCGDGTNDAPALAQADVGVAMQSGTQAAREAGNMVDLDSDPTKLIEVVEIGKQLLMTRGALTTFSIANDVAKYFAIIPAMFVAFYPQLGALNIMGLSTPQSAILSAIVFNALIIIALIPLALKGVTYRPVGAAALLRRNLLIYGLGGLVLPFIGIKVIDLAVTALHLA; encoded by the coding sequence ATGCACACCTCCAAACTCCGCAAGCGGGCGCCGGCGCCGACCATTCTCGATCCGGCAATCCTGCTCCCCGCGATCGGCCACGCCTTCGTCAAGCTCGATCCGCGCACGCTGATCAAGAATCCGGTGATGTTCGTTCTCGAAATCGTCACTGCGCTGACCACGATCCTGACGATCCGCAACCTGGTCGCGGGCGACGGCACGCTCGGCTTCGACCTGCAGATCACGATCTGGCTGTGGTTCACCATCCTGTTCGCCAATTTCGCCGAAGCGGTCGCCGAAGGCCGCGGCAAGGCGCAGGCCGACGCGCTACGCTCGACCCGCGCCCAGACCGTCGCCAAGCGATTGCTGATGCCGGGCAACACCGAACTATACGAAGGCGTCGCCGCCGAACGTCTCGGTGTCGGCGATCTGGTGGTCTGCGAGGCCGGCGACACCATTCCCGGCGACGGCGAAGTGATCGAGGGCATCGCCTCGATCAACGAGGCCGCGGTGACCGGCGAATCCGCGCCGGTGATCCGCGAATCCGGCGGCGACCGCTCAGCGGTGACCGGCGGCACCAATGTGATCTCGGACCGCATCGTCGTGAAGATCACCGCGGCGGTCGGCTCGTCGTTTCTCGACCGCATGATCGGGTTGGTCGAAGGCGCCGAGCGGCAGAAGACGCCGAACGAGATCGCGCTCAACATCTTGCTGGTCGGCCTCACCATCATCTTCGTGTTCGTGGTCAATGCGATCCCGAGCTTCGCGAACTATGCCGGCGGATCGATCTCGGTGATCGTGCTGGTAGCGCTGTTCGTGACGCTGATCCCGACCACGATCGGCGCGCTGCTGTCGGCGATCGGCATCGCCGGCATGGACCGGCTGGTGCGTTTCAACGTGCTGGCGATGTCCGGCCGCGCGGTGGAAGCCGCCGGCGACATCGATACGCTGCTGCTCGACAAGACCGGCACCATCACCTTCGGCAATCGCCTGGCCTCGGAGATCGTCGCGGTGCCCGGCGTCAGCGACGCCGAAGCGGCCGAAGCCGCGCTGCTCGCGAGCCAGGCGGACGAGACCGCCGAGGGCCGCTCGATCGTGGCGCTGGCGCAGGAGAAGCACGGCCTCGCCAACGTCGCGACGTCCGGCGACGCGAACTTCATCGCGTTCTCGGCGACGACGCGGCTCTCGGGCGTCGATCTCGGCGCGCGCAAGCTGCGTAAGGGTGCGGTCGATTCGATCCTGAAATTCGTCCGCGATCAGGCCGGCGCCGACGTCGCCGAACCGCCGGCGTTCCGCGCTGCGGTCGACCGCATCGCCCGCGCTGGCGGCACGCCGCTGGGACTCGCGGAAGGCGGCCGGCTGCTCGGCGTCATTCATCTGAAAGACGTGGTGAAGCCCGACGTCAAGGAACGCTTCGCGGCGTTGCGGCGGATGGGGATCAAGACGGTGATGATCACCGGCGACAACCCGGTGACCGCGGCCTCGATCGCCTCGGAAGCCGGCGTCGACGACTTCATCGCGCAGGCCACCCCCGAGGACAAGCTGCGATACATCCGCGGCGAGCAAGCCAATGGACGGCTGATCGCGATGTGCGGCGACGGCACCAACGACGCGCCGGCGCTCGCGCAGGCCGATGTCGGCGTCGCGATGCAGAGCGGCACCCAGGCGGCGCGCGAGGCCGGCAACATGGTCGACCTCGATTCCGACCCGACCAAGCTGATCGAGGTGGTGGAGATCGGCAAGCAATTGCTGATGACGCGCGGCGCGCTGACCACGTTCTCGATCGCCAACGACGTCGCCAAGTATTTCGCCATCATTCCGGCGATGTTCGTGGCGTTCTATCCGCAGCTCGGCGCGCTCAACATCATGGGCCTGTCGACGCCGCAGAGCGCCATCCTATCGGCGATCGTGTTCAACGCGCTGATCATCATCGCGCTGATCCCGCTGGCGCTGAAGGGCGTGACCTATCGCCCGGTCGGTGCGGCGGCGCTGCTGCGGCGCAATCTCTTGATCTACGGCCTCGGCGGCCTGGTGCTGCCGTTCATCGGAATCAAGGTCATCGATCTCGCGGTGACCGCTCTGCATCTCGCCTGA
- the kdpA gene encoding potassium-transporting ATPase subunit KdpA, which produces MTLIGWTQIALFCAIIVALTPLLGAYLTRVFNGRTTPLSFVLRPVEAGLYRLAGVDPHREQHWLTYTLAMLLFHAAGFVLLYLLLRLQPLLPLNPAGQGTVAPDLALNTAISFLTNTNWQNYGGESTLSYLTQMFGLTVQNFLSAATGIVLAMALIRGFARASAKTIGNFWVDITRCTLYVLLPICIVFTLVLVWQGMPQTLGPSVDATTLEGGKQTIALGPVASQVAIKMLGTNGGGFFNTNASHPFENPTALSNFLQMLSIFALGAALTNVFGRMVGDQRQGWAILAAMGTLFIAGVVVCYWAEANGTQILQSLGLSGGNMEGKEVRFGIAASALFAVITTAASCGAVNAMHDSFTALGGMIPIINMELGEIVIGGVGAGLYGMLLFVIITIFLAGLMVGRTPEYVGKKIEAREVKMAMLAILILPLLMLGFTAIAVVYPPAVASMANAGPHGFSEVLYAFTSQAANNGSAFGGLSGNTPFYNLAGAVAMFLGRFWVIIPAMAIAGSLAGKKKIAATAGTFPTNGPLFVGLLVGVILIVGGLTFFPALAVGPIVEHLAMLNDAAY; this is translated from the coding sequence ATGACACTGATCGGATGGACCCAGATCGCGCTGTTCTGCGCAATCATCGTGGCGCTGACGCCTTTGCTCGGCGCCTACCTCACCCGCGTCTTCAACGGCCGGACCACGCCGCTGTCGTTCGTGCTGCGGCCGGTCGAAGCCGGGCTGTATCGCCTCGCCGGCGTCGATCCGCACCGCGAGCAGCACTGGCTGACCTACACGCTGGCGATGCTGCTGTTTCACGCCGCCGGCTTCGTGCTGCTGTACCTCTTACTGCGGCTGCAGCCGTTGCTGCCGCTGAATCCGGCAGGACAAGGCACGGTGGCGCCGGATCTCGCGCTCAATACCGCGATATCGTTCCTCACCAATACCAACTGGCAGAACTACGGCGGCGAGAGCACGCTGTCGTATCTGACCCAGATGTTCGGCCTGACGGTGCAGAACTTCCTCTCCGCCGCTACCGGCATCGTACTGGCGATGGCGCTGATCCGCGGTTTCGCCCGCGCCTCGGCGAAGACGATCGGCAATTTCTGGGTCGATATCACCCGCTGCACGCTCTACGTGCTGCTGCCGATCTGCATCGTCTTCACGCTGGTGCTGGTGTGGCAGGGGATGCCGCAGACGCTCGGACCGTCTGTCGATGCGACCACGCTCGAAGGCGGCAAGCAGACGATCGCGCTCGGCCCGGTCGCCTCGCAGGTCGCGATCAAGATGCTCGGCACCAATGGCGGCGGCTTCTTCAATACCAACGCCTCGCACCCGTTCGAGAACCCGACCGCGCTGTCGAATTTCCTGCAGATGCTGTCGATCTTCGCGCTCGGCGCGGCGCTCACCAACGTGTTCGGCCGGATGGTCGGCGATCAGCGCCAGGGCTGGGCGATCCTCGCCGCGATGGGCACGCTGTTCATCGCCGGCGTGGTGGTCTGCTACTGGGCCGAGGCCAACGGCACGCAGATCCTGCAATCGCTTGGGCTCAGCGGCGGCAACATGGAGGGCAAGGAGGTCCGCTTCGGCATCGCCGCCTCGGCGCTGTTCGCAGTGATTACCACCGCGGCCTCGTGCGGCGCGGTCAATGCGATGCACGACTCGTTCACCGCGCTCGGCGGCATGATCCCGATCATCAACATGGAGCTCGGTGAGATCGTGATCGGCGGCGTCGGCGCCGGCCTCTACGGCATGCTGCTGTTCGTCATCATCACCATCTTCCTCGCCGGACTGATGGTCGGCCGCACGCCGGAATATGTCGGCAAGAAGATCGAGGCGCGCGAGGTCAAGATGGCGATGCTCGCGATCCTGATCCTGCCGCTGCTGATGCTGGGCTTCACCGCGATCGCCGTTGTTTATCCGCCGGCGGTGGCGTCGATGGCCAATGCCGGCCCGCACGGCTTCAGCGAAGTCCTCTACGCCTTCACCTCGCAGGCGGCCAACAACGGTTCGGCATTCGGCGGCCTCTCCGGTAACACGCCTTTCTACAATCTCGCCGGCGCGGTCGCGATGTTCCTGGGAAGGTTCTGGGTGATCATCCCGGCGATGGCGATCGCCGGCTCGCTCGCCGGCAAGAAGAAGATCGCCGCGACCGCCGGCACCTTCCCGACCAACGGCCCGCTGTTCGTCGGCCTCCTTGTCGGCGTCATCTTGATCGTCGGCGGCCTCACCTTCTTTCCGGCGCTCGCCGTCGGCCCGATCGTCGAGCATCTCGCGATGCTGAACGACGCCGCCTACTAA